The genomic region CTGGTTTGCTCATGATTTTCATGTATGGGAGGTTTTTTGctctttgttgcttttgttttttttatttagaaataaagattgGTGTAAAAGTTATAGTTTTTATGATTAATAAGAAGAAATAGATTCTTCTCACAAAAAGAATAGGTAATTTTGGACTTTTTTGACCTTTGTTGTTTTGTAAACTAACGTTCCTGAAGTGAACTTGAGTATATTGTAGTCCCCAAAGAAGTCATTGagttatatacatatgatgaattCCTCTCAGTAGCAAATTGGCCCCTGTTGCTCctaaatttgttttttgttttctttgtttcaataAACTTATGTCAGTTTTAGAAGCTTATTGGTAGaagtaaagaagaaatacaggcgAGCAAAGGTAGAATTAGTGAAGTACTGTCTATCCATTATATGAATTGTGCATTTCATGATTGAAATGCCAAGTAATCTAAGACATGTGAAAATTACTTTGTgttttttacataaaaattttgtGGTTCTAgccattcattcttttattaagCTTTTTCTAGGGATATCCTCTAGTCGTATTTTAGCTCTTCATTTTGGTAGCATATTTAATTGAATTGACATTTAGAACTGACATAGAGGCATCTGATTTCCTCAGTTTTGACATGAACTTACTTCTGGCCAGGTCAGCGATTATTCCTGGGTAGAGAAGATCAGTTGTTGAGAAGGAGGTGGTAGCTATAGAAACTGACATCTGGATGGGGCTTCCAACACTACTCTCcaagtttaaattataatataagcctaaccatggccaatgctttttaaaaagacccTAAATATTGTCAATAATGGAGTTAGTTTTTACTAAAGGGACAGTCTGGGCCAGATATGGCTCACTTACACATGTTGTTAGATCCTACATAGTTCAGAATTGGGACAATCTTTTACATTGATTTTCACACTTTTTGGCCTCTTGTTCAAAGGAAACCTTTCTTTCATAGATTTCTAAGCAAGTACAACAGTTATAAGCTAAATGGATCTGGCTGAAGTCAAGCTGGCCTAGGGTAGGGGCTCCCTCAATTGTTTCAGGCCAGGGGCTTCTACTTTCTTGCATGAATTGAAGAGCTAAAGAGATGTTCAGTCCATGCAGAACATACTTTTGTAGCCAATAATTTTTAAACTTGTTTTTGCCATTTacagtatttttgtttttgtttttgagtagtTTTGTGTAATTTCCCTCACTTTGTCGTAACCAAGGCTGTTCCAAGGTTACAGCAGCAGAGAGGGACTCCTTTTATACTCAGTTGTTTTAACTTTGcttcttttcatttatctttactgTCCCTTAGTCATGGCCATTGGGCATACTCAGTAACCAGAGTAAGTTTTGAGAGATGGGTAAAATTTATTTCATCAGAAGCCTCAAACTTTCAAAGTCTGGAAAGACACATATTCTAGGACACTTTCCCACCACCCCAAACAGATTTGTTTCTACCACTGCATTCCTGCTGCTGATACTGATTATTCACAAGTGGGAGTTTTTTGCAGAGAGACTTTCACTCAAAGTCTGGGCAGTCCATGATAATCTTATCCTTGCCTTTCAGAGGACTTCCTTGGCTATTTGTGGGGGCactttctttataaattgatctgATCAGGTCAACTTTGAGAGCTGCTCATGTGGGGCAGTGATGgtgcaatattttttaaacaaattaagctTGCACGTTTTTTAAATGGGAATTGTGGTTTTAAGAATTAACTGAGACTGTATGTAAATGTACACTATAGTGCCTGGTACATATATaagcattcaacaaatgttgttaTGAGGCCTTGTCTTCCTCTGTATTTTTCTCACCTGTATTGACAGCCTCTTCCCTGCAGAGTGGGAGAAGTTGACATCTTGCAATATTAAGTTCTCTGTACCTTTTAAGTTCAACTGCCAATTTAGTGAGGAAAGGGAACCAACATATATGATGTGCTCAGCACTGTCAGAGATATTAGCTAATTATGTCCATGATGCTCTcaaataaggaaaccaaggcttaGACAGGCAAGTATGTGCTTGATTAATGGAAAAGCAAATAGCAGCTTTGAGAGTAGGTTATTAGTGGTTAATCAGTATTCTGTGTGGACTCTGAGGCCTCTCAATGTGATGAAATTATGAACTACCATAAAGTTAGAAGTACTTCTCTAGGTCTTAAAGTTAGAACTTGATGGACGGTGGTATTACAAAATACAGTAAACGTAACACCCGTTTGTGTTTTCTAAGAACTTAGTAAATATGACAGAAAGTAACTtggcttttattttcatataaatgcCAACTGTAGTGGAATGTCAATGCTATATAATTATACACTCCCTGTTTACTTGTGTCACATAATAAGGCAAATTGAAGTGTGGTTTATATTTGCACATTTGAAAAACTAAGCCAATTAGATCATAAGTCTAATTAGGCCAAGGTCATAGTTTTCATACCTGTGTAGACCACCATGTTTTATACCCAGACACCTTCCTTACTACAAATTGTGTTCCTGGTCCTATGTTATTAACGTGTCTTTAGGATCTGGGTGGGAGAATGAATGGCATGGAACAAAATCATCTCCATGCATTGAAAATTCAAAGTACATACCCTGAGTCAGTCGTATTTTGAGAACAATTATGGTTTCTTATCCTTAGACCAGTTTTGGCCCATTATTAAAAGATTTTAACTACTACCAACAATTGgtttgatttgttaaaatattttaccttTAACTTCATTTCTTATATAGCAATGTATTTTCAAATCTGTTGACTGTTGCTGAGTAAAAGCGGTGTTTACCTGTCTTATGGAGAAAAATTACAACATCATTAGATATACTGGcttccaaaataaattttaaaagtatttcatgACTCAGTGTTTTATTGCAGTGCTAAGTAAAGTAAGATGTGTGTAagcccaggggacctgaatctctggactgaccatgtgatagccaggccctgagcctcaacagacttgcaactcctacactctggtttattgaatttaccccactcagctaacatggaggtgaagaaggtcaaccactacaccagggagccaagagtgcctaccattgaaagcaggagaattgcatccagcatccatgtggaatctaagccctctctcgatatagatgtggagtggacacaaccattccagggtccacaggatgggggaatacagtatcgattagagtggacttactgatattctattcatgaactattgtgattagtaatcgaaggaaatgtggcattgctgtggagaaagtggccatggtggctgctgggggtagggagtgggaagaagagatgtgatgtgggggcgttctCAGTACTgtacttggatttgtcctgggtggtgctgcggggataGTTACCGGATactgtcctcccatggcccactgggtggactgtgggagagtgtgggctatggtgtggaccattgaccatgaggtgcagcggtgctcagagatgtattcaccaagtgcaatgaatgtcacatgatgatggaggaggttgttatggggggaggagtggggggagggggatggggagtatatggggacctcatattttttgaatgtaatattaaaaaaataaagtgaaggcaAAAAAGATGTGTATAAGGATATAGATATATTTAACTTGTCTCATTTAAATGTAAACGCACAGATTACAAGTGCTTTTTATTACTTTCTTGAAGCTTTGCAGTGTATCTGAACCTCATAATTGCCTAATTTGTCTTGATTAGAAGGAGCCCTAAGACAAAGACAGGACATGGGCGACCATTTTGTAGCTTTTTTTCCATGTCTTGCTTTAGTGGGGGATGGGAAAATTATTAAGactactttcattttttatattctatatataaCCAAGAAACCAGAAATAATATCCTTGTTCAAAGGAATTAAAGGTCAGTTTAAAATGCCAGCACCTATTGTTTACTGTGCAAAGTGAGATTTGGCAAACTATTTCAAACACTGAGAGCTATTTTTATTACAAGGAAGGGAACGGGGGTTTGTACTGTAGCATCAAATTAGAGAAATATGGCCACTGTTAGTACTTCTCATATTCCAGTCCACTAGAGTTGCTACCTTCTAACAAAAATTGGTTTCTTTCaaagtgacttaaaacaactTTCATCAGAAATGACACTTTCAgggaatgaaagtgaaaatatccCTGAAGGTAGAGCAGATAGCATCACTGCTGGGAGGAACATTTGGGCCATGAAGAGGAGGAAGCTATGATGCCTACTTTCAAAATCATTCACAAGAGGTGGCTGGACTGAATTTTTACATCAATTCACATCACTATAGTCCCAGTGCTTTTAAGGCCTCTGTGCTgtgattgagagatgatgagttctCTTCACAGTTAAGCCAGCAGATGACTGGCAAGCACAGTTCTGTgttaagggttaaaaaaaaaaaaaaaaaactccattaaGCATTCATTTGTTTTGGACAGATAAAGGATTGAGTCTTTGGTATTAGCCAGACTACTATTCCAATTAAGAGTTAACAGACATGAGACCTTACGTGTACTGGCAGTTTTCAAAGAACGCCCTGTACAGAGAAAAGGTTTCAAGCTGTTCTCAGAGGTGATACTGGGACTACAGCAGATAAGAAGGCAAATGTTAGAGCTCTGGATCTAGTGCTACTGTTTCAAAAGCTTTACTTTTATGTGTTTTATATATGGGTCTccgtattttaaaacattttttaaagaagtacactttttaaaatttttgaatgcTATTGAAATATTCCAATTGTTTCACACCAACTCTTCTGAGTAGCGTTTACACTTTGAACTTTAAAATTCTTTGGAATTAGTATTATAACTATGAGTCATCACAATCATTGTGATGGTGGGAGAATTAGTATTTACAGCAAAGCAAGTCTTCCAGTTTAAAATCATTTACCTGATATAaacttttttattctatttcaacTTTCTAATTGTTCTTGTTTTGGACAATTGAGGGTTTGCTGCATTCTTTCAAGATTTGATTCCTATAAActgctatttttaattttctgtattaCTGCTTCATTGTGTACATTTTGCCTAACAAAAATGGAAATTACATTTTGTAAAAGTCAGCTCACTGACCTAAAATGAAAGTCAGAAACGACCCCaaaccttttaaaatgaaaagtcctTTGGAGAAAAACATATCAGCCCCAACCACTACTTAGGCAAAGTCTATGACAAATGTAAATCAcagacttccttttttttcctgccaCAAATGTCAGAAACGCTTGGCATCTGAGTGGATtgcattttcccccttttcaGAACAGCTCAACTTGGAAAGGTCAGCATATCccttgagaaaaaaaatcttttcttgtAAATTGGAATGTTTGCTCACATAACTGTAGGAAATGTTTAACATTTACTTTGATGGGACAGCAATTTGTTCAATAGAGTGGAAttgttcttttttccattttcctgccTGATTGTACATCACAAGCACCCAAATTAGTGAAAGCAACTTTGACGTGCTTCTTTTCATGAGATCAGATCATCCTGTCCACAAAACCGGCCAACGCCTTGGGCTTCCGAACAGCAAGTTATGTTCCATCTTTTATTTACTCCAAGGGACTCATTTGTAAGAGACTTTGTCCTGAATGAAAGCAGTACTTTTCCACAGACTATAAATGGTGAGTCCCtgacaaatacaaaaaataaaaggaataactGTTCCAGGATCTCCTGTTTTACCTTTGTAATTTTGTTCAGGAATGGATAGGATATGAAGTGTCCAAAATTTGTCTCAAATGGTTTGCTTTGTTGGAATATTTGGGTTTACTTGGCGAAAGATACAGGGCATGGAGATGACAAAGCAAGTTGCTATTAGTGATCAACTGCCTTCCATTCCATAATCAACATAAATATTTGTGGTTCATGGAGAATTCTTCACCAGAGCCCGTCTTTTCACCCAGCTTGAAGTGATAAATAATAACGCTGAGTTTGTGTGGTGATTATTTGTTTCTGCAGCAATAAGGggataccagaaacagtcttgtagtttttcttaaagtaaaaatgctttaatttagcaatgaattaaaaaaacacacacaaggaGGGCCTTTAAAGTAGATGCCAAAATTGAAGTATTGGTCTGAGTTGGAACACAAGAAGGAACCGGAGTCAGAATGACTCATTGTTTGGGGACACTTCCCAACTACTCACCTCCAGAAATAGTTTCCCTTCCATTCTAGTCAAATCTCTTTACCGCTGTCTGGAGCTGCACGATGTGGACTGTAAGTGCACATGTGTGTAGTAGTGTGTCTGAGACCAGTGTGTGTGCCAATAGGAAAAATGTCCCTGTCAAATCAAACCACTTCTCTCCACACATACATCCTCTTGCCCTGGATTCCATCACTTCTCATCTTCTCAAGGGTTTCCCACCTTCAGGTAGCACTTTCTCTCCTGTGCCATCAATTTCCCTTTCTCGGATCATTTGCAAAAGCATTCAAACATGCTCTgttacaggggttcttaaccttttttgttcagtggacccctttgctagtcaggtgaaaaccacggaacccatactaagtccacactgtactgtgtattatttaataaatatatcatacctgcaatATGTCCCCACAAAAATGTTTAACTTAAATTCAAGcacacggaccccttgttaagaacaccTGCTCTATTGACTCTCaatagggaaaaacaaaaaacaaaacccttgaCCTCACAGCCCTTGTAACTTCATCCATTTCCTTACTCCCCTTCACTGTAAAACttgaatatgcaaaaaaaaaaaaaggctatataCATTGTTATCTTCTTCTGATCACCTTTTAATCCCCTCCCCATTACTATCCCCATTGCTCCAAAGAAAATTATCTTGAGAAGGTCACTAAGACCTAGTTGTCAAAGCCAATGGACATGTCTCTGTTCTCATGTTACTCAGTCTCTTGGTAGCATTTCAACACAGTTGACCACTCCATTCTTCTTGAACCATTCTCCTGGTTTTCTCAATACCCCATGTAGTTACTTTTCCTGTTATCTTTTTAGCTGCCCCTTCCCAGGCTGTTTAGTTGGTTTTTCATTCTATCTTAATGAAAAGATTGAGACTCAGTTttcagccttctttttttttttttacattcttgcTGGATGATCTCATTTGTTCCCATGGTTTTAAATGCTCTGTAAATGTTTAAGAACCCCACTTTTATAACCCTAGCCCTGATAGCTCCCATGAATTTCACATTCATATATGCAATTACTTGACAATTCTACAAGAATGTTTAACAGACATCTCAAATTTATTTTCCCAACCAAACTTCTTTCTCTTTGACTCTTTCCCTTCTCAGTTAACAGTACTACCATTCATTTTTGGTTGGAGCCCAAAACCTAAGAGTTGTCAATTCATTTCTCTTGTCTTCACActctaccccaccccctcctgacATCTAATCCATCAGCAAATCACATTAGTTCTATCTCCAaggtatatttttaattattcaacTTAATCTCTGTATCCACTTTCACATCCAAAATGTCATAATTTCTCATCTGACAATAGATCCCCTAGgtggtctccctgcttccattTCTGCCTGCCTACGATGCATTCTCCATACAGCAGCCATTGcatgggaaggaagggaaggaaggagggaggaagaccAAATTATATCATTGTTCTGTTTAAAGGCCATTGATAGTTTCTCATTGCCCTGGGAATAAATTCAAACCCCTTGCCATGGTTTACAGTATCCCATAGGAACCGGCTTTTTGTCCACTGTTCCAAcctcccatttcccccttcacTCTTCTCTAGCCACACAGGTCTCCTCGATATTCCTCTAGCATGTTGAGCCCTTTTCTGCCTCAGGGTCTTCCAACTTCCAAACCGTAACATGACTggctctttttcattcatttgcacCAATGTTATTCTTCAGAGATATATTACTTACATTCTTTCAAGTCACTCTTGGTCAAAACaccttgttcattttctttgaagCACTCACtatctgaaattattttgtttacttatttgtttacatGTTCTGTAACAGACACaaaatataagctccatgaaggtCAAAATTTTGTCAGTTTCCTTCAATACTGATGACCAACCCAGCAATGTGCCTGGTCTTTAACTCATCCAGCAACTACTTTTATACCTCCTACCATGTACCAGGACTCTTTTAAAGTTCTTGACATACACctgtgaacaaaacagaaaatagatcCCTGACctcataaatttaatattttagcaGGGACATGGGCAATAAGCAAGACATGGTAAGGAAAAATGTGGTGTTTTAATGTGGTAAGTGCTACTGAAAGAAGAGAAATGTGTTTAGGATGTTTGCCATGTCTCTTTACTTTGtttggtgaaagaagaaaagcatTTGCTCTAGAGACAAGAAATCCAACTTCTGGAGAATAACTATGGCAGCCAGAGCAATTCACCTCTTTGAGGCTCTgctcctttatctgtaaaatgggataatactCACTTTACAAGGATAGTGTGAGGAACGTATGAAGCTACATTGATTAAATATTATCTTATTCTTCCTCAGCCACCCATCCTCACCCTATTACTCCACAGGCAATACCATATTCCCCTCTTCTGCACACCCAGAAagcttaaaaaaattaactttctaAATATACTCACTACAtgcttattaaataaatatgtggGAAATAATTGCAAGggtatttaaaagtaaaaaaaaaagatcaaatttGTTTTTACCCAGAAACATTGCCTTTTAAGAGACAGGGCAAGAAATCCTCACCTTTCTTTGAGAATTATTATCcctctttcccatttcttaatttaattctatttttacaGACACTTAATGGCAAAGATGGAAGGATCTGCAATTCATTCAATCTTTCATTTATAGAAGTAAAATAAGAGACACAATAAATTTATAGGAGaacaaaacatttatttaaatggaaCACTAATTTTTATTATCATCATGCTTAACTGTGTGGTTACAAATGATTTCCAATAAAACACTATatataataagcaaaaaataagtTAATACATTGTAAACTTACATACGATTTCATCAACTAACAGGTTTAAGAACAAACCATTTAAGACTTCAGAGCTACATTTAGTAAAAAACTGCAATCACTCAAGCCTTATCAACTCCACGTAAGACACTAAGAGCTATTCAAGACTTCTTTAAACCAATTACACAAATACACTTTTATTTTTGGTTACAGTCCCCTGCTATGCACAAGACCATTGGAATGCTGGAATAATTATACATTTTAACACAGCACAAAGCAAAGCAAGGAGATAACATGCCAGCCTTACAGAAGCTGTCTTGAAAGTGCAAACTTTTGCATTTCCTCTTCCTGAACCTCTAGGATAAGGACGGGTACCTCAGACGACACGGCAGGGTGATGAGCATGCTTTCTATACCACACTGGCAGGACGTTTACTTGAACCAGGCTTCCATGCCTTCGAAGATACCTCTGGTTTTAAACAGTGAACAGGCTTCAACTATAGTGCAAATCAAATACTGAGGAGCAAAACGACAGAACAGAGACTGCCACAGACCGACCTGCTGTTTCTCCACCTGGCACAATGCCACACGGGACAGACTGGCACACGGGAACCATCACATCTACTTAGGTTTTGATATGAAAGGCGGTGCGACGGAGCGAATGCAGGGCAACCACACAGCAGCCCCGGAGCAAGGCCCCGATGTTGTAGACGGGATCTGTCCCCCCTCTCTGAGTACTGAATGCCCACAGAACCGTGGGGACCACCGGGGCTGCCACGGCCAAGAGATCCACCAAGAAACTGCTGCTCCAGTATTGCCTCACGAGGCCCCCCTGGGAAAGTGGGATGATGCCGTCCAACCTTTCTTCCGTGTAGGCTGCAAAATCCAGCTCTCTCATGAGGCGGTTTTTTGGAGCTTCCATCTCCGCCTTGTACAGGGTCTCCACAGGAGACAAAAGGATGGCTGAGTTTGGATTCTTTGGAGTTAAATCAACCACTAAGGCAGGGTCGGCCTCTGGGAAACCTTCTGTCAGGTCAGCCCCGGACTCATCAGAGGATGCTGAGCTCCAGGGACGGGGCTCCTGGAGCTTGAGCAAATTCTGAATGAGCTCAGAGACTGCAGGGCTGTATGGCACCACGTCTGTCTGGACGGCCTGCTCCACCACCACACTGCTTTCTGCTAGATCCATCGCGATGGGGAGGACCTCAAGGACCTTTGCCCCTGGAGTGGAATGAAGAAGGGCCAAGTTGCCAGACTCTGTGGTGGTGGATGTCACCATCTCATCAAACAAATCTGTGTCGTCGATCATACTATCTCCCACCAGCAGCTCGCTGTCAGCCCCTTCCTCTGTGACCTGCTCTTCCAGAGATAGCCCTTCTGCCATCTTGCCAAAACGGGTGTTTAGGGTAACGCTTTTCTCTGGGGATTCACACGGAAAGTCCAGATACAGTTCATCCCTCAGAGAGCCATTGTGTGCCATCTCCATGCTCTGAAGTAGAGACTCCAGCTTCTTGTTTTGGATATTTATGTCTACAAAATACTTCTGAATGCCTTTATCTTTATCAGCCAAGCTGCTCCTCATGGTTTCGATGACCTGTTTGAGCTGTTTAATTTCTTTCCTGGCTTCCTTGAGCGCCAACTGGGCCTCCACCCGGTGGCACTCCTCTTCAATCCAATCTTCTCTCATACGGGCCAACTGAGACTTGAGCTCCACAATTTCAGTTTCCCTAGGGAAGGCAAGCATGGTTAAGGAAAATGCAGCTTTGAACCAGGCAGCAAGCAATTCTGACACACAGCCAAGAGCTCATGCTCTTTCAGTTGAAACACAGCAGTTAGATCAGTTTTGAGATGTTTTCTTTGTCAGGTATTAGCCATGAACTAATCCATCACCcacttctcctcccttccccccagctGCAACAGAACTAAAACAATAATAGCAGAATAAGAATAAGAATCAAAATCACTATCACCAGTTTTGATTTGTTTCTTGTGTGTTCACAATGTGTCAGGCATTTCACAAAGTACTTTACAAGCATTATCTCTTTTCAATACTTAATATTTGAAATTTCATCTTTAGAACACATTGCCATCTCTGAGCTTGCAATCATCTCCAAAGCACAAGATTTCATAACGTCCAAAACAGGCAAGTCTATCTTACTTTTAATCGTTTAtcaaaaagagaagcaagctaACAATTTCTAGCTTTGCAAAAATATtccaatgttaaattttaaaaatagtttaaatcATAAAATGCTACAAGTTTCAAAGACTAAATGAAAGTTTAGTCTATCTCCTCTCAGGTAAGATGATGTTGAACTCATCTTAAACTGAGAAGAATTTATCCTGTGTTTCAGATCATTCTAATATAGCAAATAACTTTCCACAGGAACCTAATTAAAGATCTTTGTTGATTATTCTTCCTTAcatataatataatttcttcataATCAATATAAAGCTACATTTTCATTGCCTCGTGGATATGAAGACCAGGATCGGTTCTTCATATATTTGAAGGGATGTTGTTTAGTACTGTTTCCTGAAGTCTAGGCTTGGATATTTCCTCCAGTTTAACTGCTTCCCCATACGTCCCTCCCAGGAGTGTTTAGATCAATTCCTCAAATCATAAATCAAACACTTCTAGAATGTAGGGTTTGATTCATCCCAGAGGTTAAGTTTGGTTTTCAACTCTACTTCAGGCAGGTGAGGAGCCAAATTAATTTGGTAGATGAAGAATGCCTCTCCTCACAGCCCCCACACTAAGGCGTTAGACAGAAAATCTATCAGACCCTGAGGCCCTCTGCTTCACTGCTTCATACTGTCCTGGCTGTAAGTTGCTCACAGCTACCTGAACCaactgtttcaaagaaaaactatCAAGCAGAGAGCCTGGCATTCCCTGTGATCTTCTCTTTGAAATAATATCTCTTAAGCATgggctgtgttttgttttgtttccaccTTAATACTTGGCTAAGAATAATGAACCTCTTCCTTCAGCACAGAAATAGCTTGCAGGACTAACAATGCACAAAGCCACCCACCCTCTTGCTGAGGTAAATAGGGTTTGCTAGGGACCCACAGTGTATAACCCGTTCAGCTAGAATTATGGGATTGTTCCCGTAAGTGTTCgtgacatttaaaaatagttacaCACACCCAACTCTTCATGCCAAAGCTGTACACGCCCAGAGAAAGCAGAGGGCTCTCCCAACCAACCAGCGACTGGTGAACAGCTGGATCATGCACAATTCTGAAATGGCTCTTCTGAGAAACTGAT from Dasypus novemcinctus isolate mDasNov1 chromosome 14, mDasNov1.1.hap2, whole genome shotgun sequence harbors:
- the SYBU gene encoding syntabulin isoform X4 codes for the protein MWMHMLFHRLEELAQLESLGVHFNNEKEQRVQHHEKEISRSRIPRLILRPHLPQQQHKVSPASESPFSEEESREFNPSSSGRSARTISSNSFCSDDTGCPSSQSVSPVKTPSDAGNSLIGFCPGSDEDFTRKKCTIGMAGEGSVQSARYKKEPKSGLVKPGSEADFSSSSSTGSISAPEVHMSAAGSKRSSFSRNRGPHGRSNGASSYKSGNSPPSPREKDLLSMLCRNQLNPLNVHPGYAPSSPSSSNSGSYKGSDCSPIMKRSGRYMSCGENHGVKPPNPEQYLTPLQQKEVTVRHLKTKLKESEHRLHERETEIVELKSQLARMREDWIEEECHRVEAQLALKEARKEIKQLKQVIETMRSSLADKDKGIQKYFVDINIQNKKLESLLQSMEMAHNGSLRDELYLDFPCESPEKSVTLNTRFGKMAEGLSLEEQVTEEGADSELLVGDSMIDDTDLFDEMVTSTTTESGNLALLHSTPGAKVLEVLPIAMDLAESSVVVEQAVQTDVVPYSPAVSELIQNLLKLQEPRPWSSASSDESGADLTEGFPEADPALVVDLTPKNPNSAILLSPVETLYKAEMEAPKNRLMRELDFAAYTEERLDGIIPLSQGGLVRQYWSSSFLVDLLAVAAPVVPTVLWAFSTQRGGTDPVYNIGALLRGCCVVALHSLRRTAFHIKT
- the SYBU gene encoding syntabulin isoform X5, translating into MGPLRETKKEQRVQHHEKEISRSRIPRLILRPHLPQQQHKVSPASESPFSEEESREFNPSSSGRSARTISSNSFCSDDTGCPSSQSVSPVKTPSDAGNSLIGFCPGSDEDFTRKKCTIGMAGEGSVQSARYKKEPKSGLVKPGSEADFSSSSSTGSISAPEVHMSAAGSKRSSFSRNRGPHGRSNGASSYKSGNSPPSPREKDLLSMLCRNQLNPLNVHPGYAPSSPSSSNSGSYKGSDCSPIMKRSGRYMSCGENHGVKPPNPEQYLTPLQQKEVTVRHLKTKLKESEHRLHERETEIVELKSQLARMREDWIEEECHRVEAQLALKEARKEIKQLKQVIETMRSSLADKDKGIQKYFVDINIQNKKLESLLQSMEMAHNGSLRDELYLDFPCESPEKSVTLNTRFGKMAEGLSLEEQVTEEGADSELLVGDSMIDDTDLFDEMVTSTTTESGNLALLHSTPGAKVLEVLPIAMDLAESSVVVEQAVQTDVVPYSPAVSELIQNLLKLQEPRPWSSASSDESGADLTEGFPEADPALVVDLTPKNPNSAILLSPVETLYKAEMEAPKNRLMRELDFAAYTEERLDGIIPLSQGGLVRQYWSSSFLVDLLAVAAPVVPTVLWAFSTQRGGTDPVYNIGALLRGCCVVALHSLRRTAFHIKT
- the SYBU gene encoding syntabulin isoform X3, with the protein product MLCQSCSFGLVGSWRRGTRPSVSGEVPPGQRQRRREEPAGSGAMGPLRETKKEQRVQHHEKEISRSRIPRLILRPHLPQQQHKVSPASESPFSEEESREFNPSSSGRSARTISSNSFCSDDTGCPSSQSVSPVKTPSDAGNSLIGFCPGSDEDFTRKKCTIGMAGEGSVQSARYKKEPKSGLVKPGSEADFSSSSSTGSISAPEVHMSAAGSKRSSFSRNRGPHGRSNGASSYKSGNSPPSPREKDLLSMLCRNQLNPLNVHPGYAPSSPSSSNSGSYKGSDCSPIMKRSGRYMSCGENHGVKPPNPEQYLTPLQQKEVTVRHLKTKLKESEHRLHERETEIVELKSQLARMREDWIEEECHRVEAQLALKEARKEIKQLKQVIETMRSSLADKDKGIQKYFVDINIQNKKLESLLQSMEMAHNGSLRDELYLDFPCESPEKSVTLNTRFGKMAEGLSLEEQVTEEGADSELLVGDSMIDDTDLFDEMVTSTTTESGNLALLHSTPGAKVLEVLPIAMDLAESSVVVEQAVQTDVVPYSPAVSELIQNLLKLQEPRPWSSASSDESGADLTEGFPEADPALVVDLTPKNPNSAILLSPVETLYKAEMEAPKNRLMRELDFAAYTEERLDGIIPLSQGGLVRQYWSSSFLVDLLAVAAPVVPTVLWAFSTQRGGTDPVYNIGALLRGCCVVALHSLRRTAFHIKT
- the SYBU gene encoding syntabulin isoform X2, producing MVTRGLPHSLQCLHFCRKSLHYTHVGFFGHTPHHQIQRHWRQFYVPPGQRQRRREEPAGSGAMGPLRETKKEQRVQHHEKEISRSRIPRLILRPHLPQQQHKVSPASESPFSEEESREFNPSSSGRSARTISSNSFCSDDTGCPSSQSVSPVKTPSDAGNSLIGFCPGSDEDFTRKKCTIGMAGEGSVQSARYKKEPKSGLVKPGSEADFSSSSSTGSISAPEVHMSAAGSKRSSFSRNRGPHGRSNGASSYKSGNSPPSPREKDLLSMLCRNQLNPLNVHPGYAPSSPSSSNSGSYKGSDCSPIMKRSGRYMSCGENHGVKPPNPEQYLTPLQQKEVTVRHLKTKLKESEHRLHERETEIVELKSQLARMREDWIEEECHRVEAQLALKEARKEIKQLKQVIETMRSSLADKDKGIQKYFVDINIQNKKLESLLQSMEMAHNGSLRDELYLDFPCESPEKSVTLNTRFGKMAEGLSLEEQVTEEGADSELLVGDSMIDDTDLFDEMVTSTTTESGNLALLHSTPGAKVLEVLPIAMDLAESSVVVEQAVQTDVVPYSPAVSELIQNLLKLQEPRPWSSASSDESGADLTEGFPEADPALVVDLTPKNPNSAILLSPVETLYKAEMEAPKNRLMRELDFAAYTEERLDGIIPLSQGGLVRQYWSSSFLVDLLAVAAPVVPTVLWAFSTQRGGTDPVYNIGALLRGCCVVALHSLRRTAFHIKT